One window of the Crassaminicella thermophila genome contains the following:
- the gltX gene encoding glutamate--tRNA ligase, translating into MTVRVRFAPSPTGFVHIGSLRTALYNYLFAKQKGGKYILRVEDTDQTRYVEGAIENMIEALKWAGIEHDEGVMLENGKLVQKGEYGPYIQSERLEIYQKYINQLIENGHAYYCFCSKERLDEVREAQKERGETARYDGHCRNISIEEAKKRIANGEEHVVRLKLPENHDIAFHDVIRGNVVVNTNDLDDQVLIKTDGFPTYHFAVVVDDHLMGITHVIRGEEWVPSTPKHVYTYEAFGWEAPKFVHLPNILNKDRKKLSKRQGDVAAEDFKNKGYLPEGLINYLALVGWSPEDNQEIFSMEELIEKFSLERVSKSGGVFDTDKLNWINSHYIKEAPIDEITDLAIPHLVKAGYIKEDEKKEKYQWLKDMVTVLKDRISYVGEITEKVDIFFKTEIKPADEQAEEILKLDHLPHLLEVFAKKVEEAEQIDEEFGKKAFKSIQKETGYKGKNLFMPIRVALTGEVHGPDLPLMMKVLGKQNILSRIEYVKKHLLR; encoded by the coding sequence ATGACGGTAAGGGTTCGATTTGCACCAAGTCCTACAGGATTTGTACATATAGGGAGTTTAAGAACGGCATTATATAATTATCTCTTTGCAAAGCAAAAAGGGGGTAAATATATACTAAGAGTAGAAGATACTGACCAAACAAGGTATGTTGAGGGTGCTATAGAAAATATGATTGAGGCTTTAAAATGGGCTGGTATTGAGCATGATGAAGGAGTTATGCTAGAAAACGGAAAACTAGTGCAAAAAGGAGAATATGGACCATATATACAGTCAGAAAGACTAGAAATATATCAAAAGTATATTAATCAATTGATTGAAAATGGACATGCTTATTATTGTTTCTGTTCGAAGGAAAGATTAGACGAAGTAAGAGAAGCCCAAAAAGAACGTGGAGAAACTGCAAGATATGATGGACATTGTAGAAATATTTCAATAGAGGAAGCAAAGAAAAGGATTGCAAATGGAGAAGAGCATGTAGTAAGATTAAAGTTGCCTGAAAATCATGATATAGCTTTTCATGATGTTATTAGAGGAAATGTAGTTGTTAATACGAATGATTTAGATGATCAAGTTTTAATAAAAACAGATGGATTCCCAACATATCATTTTGCAGTTGTAGTAGATGATCACCTAATGGGAATTACCCATGTAATTCGTGGAGAGGAATGGGTACCTTCTACTCCGAAGCATGTATATACTTATGAAGCCTTTGGTTGGGAAGCGCCGAAATTTGTACATCTTCCAAACATATTAAATAAAGATAGAAAAAAATTGAGCAAAAGACAGGGAGATGTTGCTGCAGAGGACTTTAAAAATAAAGGGTATCTTCCAGAAGGATTGATAAACTACTTAGCATTAGTAGGATGGAGCCCTGAAGACAATCAAGAGATTTTTTCTATGGAAGAATTAATAGAGAAATTTTCTTTAGAGAGAGTGTCAAAAAGTGGAGGAGTATTTGATACAGATAAATTAAATTGGATAAACAGTCATTATATAAAAGAAGCTCCTATTGATGAGATTACTGATTTAGCTATACCACATCTTGTGAAAGCAGGATATATTAAAGAAGATGAAAAGAAAGAAAAATATCAATGGTTAAAAGATATGGTAACTGTATTAAAAGATAGAATCTCTTACGTAGGAGAGATTACAGAAAAAGTAGATATTTTCTTTAAAACAGAAATAAAACCAGCAGATGAACAAGCAGAAGAAATATTAAAGTTAGACCATCTACCACATCTATTAGAAGTATTTGCAAAAAAGGTTGAAGAAGCTGAACAGATAGATGAAGAGTTTGGAAAAAAAGCATTTAAAAGTATTCAGAAAGAAACAGGGTATAAAGGGAAAAATCTTTTTATGCCAATTAGAGTAGCATTAACAGGAGAAGTACACGGACCAGATTTGCCACTTATGATGAAAGTTTTAGGGAAACAAAATATATTATCACGCATAGAATATGTAAAAAAACACTTATTAAGATAA
- the cysE gene encoding serine O-acetyltransferase: MFKFIKEINEEIEAILERDPAAKSRLEVLLCYPCIHSIISHRIAHTLYKRGFVVLARFISQVSRFFTGIEIHPGAKIGKRLFIDHGMGVVIGETTEIGDNVTIYQGATLGGTGKETGKRHPTIGNNVVISSGAKVLGPFKVGDNSKIGSGSVVLKEVPPNCTVVGVPGRIVIKDNVKIQSMHKPEIDLDQIHLPDPIMQELECLRKRIADLEKKIKEGEKRDENI; encoded by the coding sequence ATGTTTAAGTTTATAAAAGAAATAAATGAAGAAATAGAAGCAATTTTAGAGAGAGATCCTGCTGCGAAAAGTAGATTAGAAGTGCTTTTGTGTTATCCGTGCATTCATAGTATTATTAGCCATAGGATTGCGCATACTTTGTATAAGAGAGGTTTTGTAGTGTTAGCTAGGTTTATATCCCAAGTAAGCAGATTTTTTACAGGGATAGAAATACATCCAGGAGCTAAAATAGGAAAGAGATTATTTATAGACCATGGGATGGGAGTAGTTATAGGAGAAACGACAGAAATAGGAGATAATGTAACTATCTATCAAGGGGCTACATTAGGAGGAACAGGAAAAGAAACAGGAAAAAGGCATCCTACAATAGGAAATAATGTGGTAATTAGTAGTGGTGCAAAGGTGTTAGGACCATTTAAAGTAGGAGATAATTCTAAGATAGGTTCAGGTTCTGTAGTATTAAAGGAAGTGCCGCCAAATTGTACTGTAGTGGGGGTACCGGGGCGCATTGTTATAAAAGATAATGTTAAGATTCAAAGTATGCATAAGCCTGAAATTGATTTAGATCAAATTCATTTACCTGATCCAATAATGCAAGAGCTTGAATGTCTAAGAAAAAGAATTGCTGATTTAGAGAAAAAAATAAAAGAGGGGGAAAAAAGGGATGAAAATATATAA
- the cysS gene encoding cysteine--tRNA ligase, translated as MKIYNTLTRKKEEFVPINPDEVKIYACGPTVYNYFHIGNARPFVVFDTLRRYLEYRGYKVKFVQNFTDVDDKIINRANEEGITPKEVSEKYIEEYFKDAGEIGVKKADVHPKVTENMQDIIKFIQRLIDKGYAYEAEGDVYFDTSKFEEYGKLSKQSIEDLEAGARIEINDIKRHPMDFALWKAQKVGEIAWDSPWGKGRPGWHIECSVMAMKYLGETIDIHGGGQDLIFPHHENEIAQSEACTGKPFAKYWMHNGYITINNEKMSKSKGNFFTVRDILKDFDGEVVRFFLLSAQYRNPINFSRDLMEQAKNGLERLYNAKNNLKHLLDNVAEGNMNDEEKEKFKELEKYKDKFISAMDDDLNTADGIAAVFELVKTINSSVNSNASKEFIQKSLDLFLELTNVLGLVTKEEEALDEEIEKLVKMRQEARKNRDFALADKIRDDLKARGIVLEDTPQGTKWTIKK; from the coding sequence ATGAAAATATATAACACACTTACAAGGAAAAAAGAAGAATTTGTACCTATAAATCCAGATGAAGTAAAAATATATGCTTGCGGGCCAACGGTTTACAACTATTTTCATATTGGAAATGCAAGACCTTTTGTTGTATTTGATACATTAAGAAGATATTTAGAGTATAGAGGTTATAAGGTTAAATTTGTACAGAACTTTACAGATGTTGATGACAAAATTATTAATCGTGCAAATGAAGAAGGAATAACACCTAAAGAAGTTAGTGAAAAATATATAGAAGAATACTTCAAAGATGCAGGTGAAATTGGAGTAAAAAAGGCAGATGTTCATCCTAAGGTGACAGAAAATATGCAAGATATAATTAAGTTTATACAAAGGCTTATTGATAAAGGGTATGCATATGAAGCAGAGGGAGATGTATATTTTGATACCTCTAAATTTGAGGAATACGGAAAGTTATCAAAGCAAAGTATAGAAGATTTAGAAGCTGGAGCTAGAATTGAGATAAATGATATAAAAAGACATCCTATGGATTTTGCTCTTTGGAAAGCACAAAAGGTAGGAGAAATTGCATGGGATAGCCCATGGGGTAAAGGTAGACCAGGTTGGCATATTGAGTGCTCTGTTATGGCTATGAAGTATTTAGGAGAGACAATTGATATTCATGGAGGAGGGCAAGATTTGATTTTTCCTCACCATGAAAACGAAATTGCGCAGAGTGAGGCTTGTACAGGAAAACCATTTGCAAAATACTGGATGCATAATGGATATATAACTATCAATAACGAAAAAATGTCAAAGTCAAAGGGAAATTTCTTTACTGTAAGGGATATACTAAAAGATTTTGATGGTGAAGTTGTTCGCTTCTTCTTGTTATCTGCACAATATAGAAATCCAATTAACTTTAGCAGAGATCTTATGGAACAAGCGAAAAATGGATTAGAAAGATTATATAATGCAAAGAACAATCTAAAACACTTATTGGATAATGTTGCAGAAGGAAATATGAATGATGAAGAAAAAGAAAAATTTAAAGAGCTTGAAAAATACAAAGATAAGTTTATTAGTGCAATGGATGATGACCTAAATACTGCAGATGGGATTGCAGCAGTGTTTGAATTGGTAAAAACTATTAATTCTAGTGTAAATTCAAATGCTTCAAAAGAGTTTATTCAAAAAAGCTTGGATTTGTTTTTAGAGCTAACAAATGTACTAGGTCTTGTAACAAAGGAAGAAGAAGCATTGGATGAAGAAATTGAAAAGCTTGTTAAGATGAGGCAAGAAGCAAGAAAAAATAGAGATTTTGCATTAGCAGATAAAATAAGAGATGATTTAAAGGCAAGAGGGATTGTATTAGAGGATACGCCTCAAGGAACAAAATGGACTATCAAAAAATAA
- a CDS encoding glutamine--tRNA ligase/YqeY domain fusion protein: MENKTSSNFIKNIIIDDLKTGKHKEIITRFPPEPNGYLHIGHAKSICLNFGLADEFNGKTNLRFDDTNPLKEDTEYVESIKEDVRWLGFEWDGLFFASDYFEEMYNRAILLIKKGKAYVCDLSAEEIREYRGTLTEPGKESPYRNRSVEENLDLFERMKNGEFKDGEKVLRAKIDMSSPNLNMRDPVLYRIAHAKHHNTGDKWCIYPMYDFAHPIEDAIEGITHSICTLEFEDHRPLYDWVIKECEMECQPQQIEFARLDLTNTVMSKRKLKQLVDQKYVDGWDDPRMPTISGLRRRGFTPESIRNFAREIGVAKNNSTVDYQMLEHFIREDLKLKALRTMAILRPLKVVITNYPEDKVEMLNAENNPENPEMGTRQISFSREIYIEQEDFMENPPKKYFRLFPGNEVRLKHAYFIKCNEVIKDENGNVIEIHCTYDPETKSGTGFTGRKVKGTLHWVDAKNAVPAEFRLYEPLILDKDQEEEKSFLDCINPNSLEILQGFIEPNMKSAKPQEKFQFFRHGYFNVDPKYSTEEKLVFNRIVSLKSSFKMNK; encoded by the coding sequence ATGGAAAATAAAACCTCATCAAATTTTATAAAAAATATTATTATAGATGACTTAAAAACTGGAAAACACAAAGAAATTATTACACGCTTTCCACCAGAGCCAAACGGTTATTTACATATCGGTCATGCAAAATCAATATGTCTAAACTTTGGTTTAGCAGATGAATTTAATGGAAAAACTAACCTGAGATTTGATGATACAAATCCATTAAAGGAAGATACAGAATACGTTGAATCTATAAAAGAAGATGTAAGATGGCTAGGTTTTGAGTGGGACGGACTTTTTTTTGCATCAGATTATTTTGAAGAAATGTATAATCGTGCAATACTACTAATAAAAAAAGGAAAAGCTTATGTATGTGACTTATCAGCAGAAGAAATAAGAGAATACCGTGGAACATTGACAGAGCCAGGGAAAGAGAGTCCTTATAGAAATAGAAGTGTAGAAGAGAATCTGGATTTATTTGAGCGAATGAAAAATGGCGAATTTAAAGATGGTGAAAAAGTATTAAGAGCAAAAATTGATATGTCATCTCCTAATTTAAATATGAGGGATCCAGTGCTTTATCGTATTGCTCATGCAAAACACCACAATACAGGGGATAAATGGTGTATATATCCTATGTATGATTTTGCACATCCAATAGAGGATGCTATTGAGGGAATTACACATTCTATTTGTACATTAGAATTTGAAGATCACCGTCCATTATATGATTGGGTAATAAAGGAATGTGAAATGGAATGTCAACCGCAGCAAATTGAATTTGCAAGACTAGATCTTACAAATACAGTTATGAGTAAAAGAAAATTAAAACAATTGGTAGATCAAAAGTATGTAGATGGATGGGATGATCCTCGTATGCCAACTATTTCAGGGTTAAGAAGAAGAGGATTTACACCAGAATCTATTAGAAATTTTGCAAGAGAAATTGGAGTTGCAAAAAATAATAGTACAGTAGATTATCAAATGCTTGAACATTTTATAAGAGAAGACTTAAAATTAAAAGCGTTAAGAACAATGGCTATTTTAAGGCCTCTTAAGGTAGTGATTACAAATTATCCAGAGGATAAAGTTGAGATGTTAAATGCAGAAAATAATCCAGAAAATCCAGAAATGGGAACAAGACAAATTTCATTCTCAAGAGAAATATATATTGAGCAGGAAGATTTTATGGAAAATCCACCTAAAAAATATTTTAGATTATTCCCTGGAAATGAAGTAAGATTAAAGCATGCATATTTTATTAAGTGTAATGAAGTTATTAAGGATGAAAATGGAAACGTAATAGAAATTCATTGTACTTATGATCCAGAAACAAAGAGTGGAACTGGTTTTACAGGAAGAAAAGTAAAAGGTACCCTACACTGGGTAGATGCAAAAAATGCTGTACCTGCAGAGTTTAGACTATATGAGCCATTGATTTTAGATAAAGACCAAGAGGAAGAAAAATCATTTTTAGATTGTATAAATCCAAATTCATTAGAAATATTACAAGGTTTTATTGAACCAAATATGAAGAGTGCAAAACCTCAAGAAAAATTCCAATTCTTTAGACATGGATATTTTAATGTAGATCCTAAATATTCTACAGAAGAAAAATTAGTGTTTAACAGAATTGTATCCTTAAAGAGTTCTTTTAAAATGAATAAATAA
- a CDS encoding Mini-ribonuclease 3 codes for MEKNFVEYMDLEIKSEENIRFVSPLVLAYIGDAVYEVYIREYILHKYGGNVNKLHKIATKFVKASAQAKIVHMLEKELNKEEWAIIKKGRNQKSGSVPKNANLTDYKYATGFEALIGYLYLLGNKKRIKEIIKKGIQVIEEVEQGGV; via the coding sequence ATGGAAAAAAACTTTGTTGAATATATGGATTTAGAAATAAAAAGTGAAGAAAATATTCGGTTTGTCTCTCCTTTGGTGCTTGCGTATATTGGAGATGCAGTTTATGAAGTATATATTCGAGAGTACATTCTCCATAAATATGGAGGGAATGTAAATAAGCTACATAAAATTGCTACTAAGTTTGTAAAAGCATCAGCCCAAGCGAAAATTGTACATATGCTTGAAAAAGAACTTAATAAAGAGGAATGGGCAATTATCAAAAAAGGAAGAAATCAAAAATCAGGCTCTGTTCCTAAAAATGCAAATCTTACGGATTACAAATATGCCACAGGATTTGAAGCACTTATTGGATATTTGTATCTATTAGGAAATAAAAAACGTATAAAAGAGATCATAAAAAAAGGAATTCAGGTTATAGAAGAGGTTGAGCAAGGAGGGGTGTAG
- the thyX gene encoding FAD-dependent thymidylate synthase, which yields MKVKLIQYTPEPEKVIAAAAKLCYSRVGVDEIMEDLSGEKTEKFLDMLMSLGHESPIEHISFTFAVEGVSRVLTHQLVRHRIASYSQQSQRYVKLDQFEYIIPPSIEVIPEAKDMFLKAMNEDQEKYNALVNILQKKHYDRLIKEGKSEKQAKRISEKMAIEDSRYVFPNACETKIVFTMNARTLLNFFNHRCCQRAQWEIRDMATKMLKIVKEVAPVIFKNAGPKCLVGPCPEGDMTCGKMREIREAFLQPITHKI from the coding sequence ATGAAAGTAAAATTGATTCAATATACACCTGAGCCAGAAAAGGTGATAGCAGCTGCTGCAAAGCTCTGTTATTCAAGGGTTGGTGTAGATGAGATTATGGAAGATTTATCTGGAGAAAAAACTGAAAAGTTTTTGGATATGCTTATGAGTTTAGGACATGAGTCTCCGATTGAGCATATAAGTTTTACATTTGCAGTAGAAGGAGTAAGTAGAGTACTTACACATCAGCTTGTAAGACATCGTATTGCTAGTTATTCACAGCAATCTCAAAGATACGTAAAGCTTGATCAATTTGAATATATTATACCACCTAGCATTGAAGTTATTCCAGAAGCAAAGGATATGTTTCTAAAAGCTATGAATGAAGATCAGGAAAAATATAATGCTTTGGTAAATATTTTGCAAAAGAAGCATTATGATCGATTAATAAAAGAAGGGAAAAGTGAAAAACAAGCAAAAAGAATATCTGAAAAAATGGCAATTGAAGATAGTCGATATGTTTTTCCAAACGCTTGTGAGACAAAAATTGTTTTTACCATGAATGCAAGAACTCTTTTAAACTTTTTTAATCATCGATGCTGTCAAAGGGCTCAATGGGAAATTAGGGATATGGCTACAAAAATGCTAAAAATAGTAAAAGAAGTAGCGCCTGTCATTTTTAAAAATGCAGGACCAAAGTGTTTGGTAGGGCCATGTCCAGAAGGAGATATGACTTGTGGTAAAATGAGAGAGATAAGGGAAGCTTTCTTACAGCCTATTACCCATAAAATATAA
- the rlmB gene encoding 23S rRNA (guanosine(2251)-2'-O)-methyltransferase RlmB, with product MNVDKIEGRNPVIEALRANREIDKIMIAKGAEGSVKKIIGMAKDKGISIQYVQKQKLDNISQSHAHQGVIAFVAAHNYVEVEDILKKAEEKGEDPFIIILDEITDPHNLGSIMRTADAAGAHGIIIPKRRAVGLTSIVAKTSAGAIEYVPVAKVSNIAQTIDMLKSQGVWVIGADMSGEKKHYEENMKGKIALVIGSEGKGIGRLIKEKCDFLVNIPMKGEVSSLNASVAASILMYEVVRQREGIE from the coding sequence ATGAATGTAGATAAAATTGAAGGAAGAAATCCTGTTATTGAAGCTTTAAGAGCAAATAGAGAAATAGATAAAATTATGATTGCAAAAGGGGCAGAAGGTTCTGTTAAAAAAATTATTGGTATGGCGAAAGATAAGGGTATTTCAATTCAATATGTGCAAAAACAAAAGTTAGATAATATTTCTCAGTCTCATGCACATCAAGGTGTGATTGCTTTTGTTGCAGCACATAATTATGTAGAAGTTGAAGATATTCTTAAAAAAGCAGAAGAAAAAGGAGAGGATCCTTTTATTATTATACTAGATGAAATTACGGATCCACATAACTTAGGATCTATTATGAGAACAGCAGATGCTGCTGGTGCTCACGGTATTATTATCCCTAAAAGAAGAGCTGTTGGACTTACAAGTATTGTTGCAAAAACTTCAGCTGGTGCAATAGAATATGTTCCTGTTGCTAAAGTATCTAATATTGCTCAAACAATAGATATGCTAAAATCACAAGGGGTTTGGGTAATTGGTGCAGATATGTCAGGAGAAAAAAAGCATTATGAAGAAAATATGAAGGGTAAAATTGCTTTAGTAATTGGAAGTGAAGGAAAAGGAATTGGGAGACTTATAAAAGAAAAATGTGATTTTTTAGTAAATATACCTATGAAGGGAGAGGTAAGTTCTTTAAATGCTTCTGTTGCAGCATCTATTCTTATGTATGAAGTGGTGCGGCAAAGAGAGGGAATAGAATAG
- a CDS encoding NYN domain-containing protein: MRQFLLVDGYNVINAWSELKEIAKINLEEARDRLIQEMVDYKHYTGYAVIVVFDAHYVKGNDLRKFSIKGVEVIFTKEHQTADSYIEKMVEELTKDRRNFVTVATSDWAEQQVVLGSGGTRISARELKLELERIMKKIHKKTEASKQIRSTLRDRIDKQIVEKLEKWRRNQ, translated from the coding sequence TTGAGACAGTTTTTGTTGGTAGACGGATATAATGTAATCAATGCATGGTCAGAGTTAAAAGAAATAGCAAAGATTAATTTGGAAGAAGCAAGAGATCGTTTGATTCAAGAAATGGTAGATTATAAGCATTATACAGGATATGCTGTGATTGTTGTATTTGATGCACATTATGTAAAAGGAAATGATTTGAGGAAGTTTTCTATAAAAGGAGTAGAGGTCATCTTTACAAAAGAGCATCAAACAGCAGATTCTTATATTGAAAAAATGGTAGAAGAATTAACGAAGGATAGGAGAAATTTTGTAACTGTTGCTACCTCTGATTGGGCAGAACAACAAGTTGTATTAGGAAGTGGGGGTACAAGGATTTCTGCAAGAGAGTTAAAGCTTGAATTAGAAAGAATTATGAAAAAAATTCATAAAAAAACAGAAGCATCAAAACAAATAAGATCGACTCTTAGGGATCGAATTGACAAGCAAATTGTCGAAAAGCTTGAAAAATGGCGCAGAAACCAATGA